Within Streptomyces roseirectus, the genomic segment TGCGGCGACCACCCGGCAGGCATCCTTCAGCGACCACACCCCGGCGATGTACGCGGCCGTCAACTCACCCAGCGAGTGCCCGAGAACGCTATCCGGACGCACACCCCACGACTCCAGCAACCGATACAGCGCGACCTCAACGGCGAACAACGCGGGCTGCGCGAGCCCAGTCGCCGCCAACTCCTCGGCCGTTCCGCCGAACACCGTGTCCTTGACCGGCAACTCACCGAAGGCCGCGCACACTTCGTCGAACGCGGCGGCATACACCTCGTACGCCTCGTACAACTCCCGCCCCATCCCGACGCGTTGGGAGCCCTGCCCCGAGAAGGCGACGGCCAGAGTGCCGCCGGTCGCGGCGCCCCGGACGAGTCCGGGGGTGTCTTCACCGGCGGCCAGAGACCGCAACTGCCGCTCCAGCTCGGGTAGTTCGGTGGCGGTGAGGACGGCGCGGTGGTCGAAGGTGGTGCGGGTGGTGGCGAGGGAGTGGGCGAGGTCGGTGAGGGCGGGGTGGGTGTCGAGGTGGGTGAGGAGGCGGGCGGCCTGGGCGCGGAGGGCTTCGGGGGTGCGGGCGGTGAGGGTGACGGGGATGGCGGGGAGCGCGCGGGCGGGCTGAGCCTGGGGCAACTCCCCTGCCACGGGGGCCTGTTCGAGGATGACGTGGGCGTTGGTGCCGCTGATGCCGAAGGAGGAGACGCCCGCGCGGCGGGGCCGTCCGGTCTCGGGCCAGGGCTGCTGTTCGCTGAGGACGCGGACGGCGCCGACGCTCCAGTCGACCTGGCGGGTGGGTGCGTCGACGTGCAGGGTGCGCGGCAGGACGCCTTCCCTGAGCGCCATGATCGTCTTGATGACGCCGGCGACGCCGGCCGCGAACTGGGTGTGCCCGAAGTTGGACTTGACGGAGCCGATCCACAGCGGCCGTTCCTGCGGGCGTCCTTGTCCGTAGGTGGCCAGGAGGGCCTGGGCCTCGATGGGGTCACCGAGCCGCGTGCCGGTGCCGTGGGCCTCGACGGCGTCGACGTCGGCCGGGGTGAGGCCGCCGCTGGTGAGGGCGTCGCGGATGACGCGTTGCTGGGCGGGGCCGTTGGGGGCGGTGAGGCCGTTGGAGGCGCCATCCTGGTTGATGGCGGAGCCTCGGACGACGGCGAGGATGTCGTGGCCGAGGCGCTGGGCGTCGGAGAGGCGTTCGACGACGAGGATTCCGGCGCCCTCGCCCCAGCCGGTCCCGTCGGCGGTGTCGGCGAAGGCTTTGCAGCGGCCGTCGGAGGCGGAGCCGCCCTGGCTGTCGAACTCGCCGTAGATCGCGGGGGTCGTCATGACGAGGACGCCGCCGACGAGGGCCATGTCGCACTCGCCGGCGCGCAGCGAGCGGGCGGCGAGGTGGAGGGCGACCAGGGAGGAGGAGCAGGCGGTGTCGATGGTGAGGGCGGGGCCTTCGAGGCCGAGGGTGTAGGCGATGCGGCCGGAGAGGATGCTGGCGGGCAGGCCGGTGATGGCGTAGCCGTCGGTGTCGTCGGGGGAGGCGGCGAGCAGGGCGCCGTATTCCTGGGGGGCGCCGCCGACGAAGACGCCGGTGCGGGAGCCGCGCAGGGTGGTGGGGTCGAGTCCGGCGCGTTCCAGGGCTTCCCAGGCGACTTCGAGGAGCTGGCGCTGCTGGGGGTCCATGGCCAGGGCCTCGCGGGGCGAGATGCGGAAGAACCCGGCGTCGAAGTCGGCGGCGGCAGGCAGGAAGGCGCCCTGGTGGGCGGGGTCGTAGGTGGGCTGGTGCTGCCAGCCGCGGTCGGCGGGCGGTCCGGTCATGGCGTCGCGGCCGTCGGCGACCAGCCGCCACAGGTCCTCGGGGCCTTCGACGCCGCCGGGGAAGCGGCAGCCGATGCCGACGACGGCGAGGGGTTCCCCGGCCGCTTCGGTGAGCCGCTGGTTGCTGCGGCGCAGGCGCTCGTTCTCCAGCAGCGCCGTGCGCAGTGCTTCGACGGCCTCGTCGAGGGACGTGTTCATAGCCTGGGGACTCCCGTGGTTTCCGATGCCTGCTCGCGACGCTATGGCTGCTCAGTCGTGCTGTAACCCCCAGAAGTGGGGCCCCCGGCCCCTAGGGGTGGGGGCGGGGGCGCTAGGGGTGGCGGGTCACCAGGCCACGGGGATCGCGAGGGCGCCGTGGACCATGTTGTAGCCGCGGAAGGCGATCTCCTCGCGGGGGACGGCGAGGCGGATCGTGGGGAAGCGGCGCAGCAGGGCGGTGAAGCCGACCTTCATCTCGATGAGGGTCATCGCGGCGCCGGGGCAGCGGTGCAGGCCGTGTCCGAAGCCGACCTGCTGACTCTGCGGGCGGGTCAGGTCAAGGCGGTCGGGGTCGGGGAAGTGGTCGGGGTCGCGGTTGGCGGCGGCGAGGGCGGGGACGACGTACTCGCCCTTCTTGATGGTGACGCCGCGCAGTTCGATGTCCTCGGTGGCGGTGCGTCCGCCGGTGGCGGAGATGACGCTGAGGTAGCGCATGAGTTCGTCGACGGCGGTGTCGAGGACGGCCGGGTCGTCGCGCAGGAGGGCGAACTGGTCGGGGTGGTCGAGGAGGGCGAGGAGGCCGAGGCCGAGGGTGGCGGCGACGGTGTCGTAGCCGGCGGTGAGGTGCATGTTGGCGATGCCGACGATCTCGGCGTCGGTGAGGTCGTCGCCGTGGTCGCGGGCGAGCATGCCGATCATGCCGTCGCCGGGGTGGGCGCGTTGGGCGGTGACGACGTCGGACATGAAGCGGTGGGCGTCGGCGACGAGGGAGAGGGCTTCCTCCTCGGTCGCGGCGAGGCCGGGGGCGCGTTCGGTGAGGGCGAGGTAGTCGGCGCGCTGGTCGTCGGTGAGGCCGAGGAGTTCGCAGATCGCGAGCAGCGGGAACGGGTTGGCGAAGGCGGTGAGGAAGTCGGTGCCGGGGCCCTTGCGTTCGAGGTCGTCGAGGCAGGTCTCGGCGATCTGTTCCAGGCGGGGGGTGAGTTCGCGCATGCGGCGGGCGGTGAAGCCGCCGGCGACGGTGCGGCGCAGGCGGGTGTGGTGGGGCGGGTCCATGTTGACGAAACTGCCCGGGGAGATCTCCAGGCCGGTGTCGTCGACGCCGGGGACCATGAGGGTGAGGGGGGTGAGGGCGCTGCTGAGGCGGTCGTCGGTGAGGACGTCGCGGACGTCGTCGTAGCGGGTGACGACCCAGATGTCGCGGCCGTCGGCCATCCGGTAGCGGGTGACGGGTTCCTCGCGCTGGGCGTGGCGCAGGGCCGGGCTGGGGTCGTAGGGGCAGCGCTGGTCGCGCTGGTAGGGCAGGGGGGTTTCCATCTCCAGGGGCATGGGGTGCTCCGTGCGTGTTCCGGGGTGTGGGGGGTGGGTCAGCGGATGCCGAATTCGTCGCCGATGAGGCTGAGGAGTTCGGCGGTGCTGGCGCCGTCGAGGTCGTCGTCGCCGTCCAGGTCGCCGTCGGTGGTGGGGTCGGCGGGGGTTTCGAGGCGGGTGAGCAGGGCGCGCAGCCGGGCCGCGAGCAGGGCGGTGCGGGCGGGGTCGCCGTCGGGGGTGGTGCGCAGGGCCGTTTCCAGGGATTCCAGGGCGAGGGCGGCCGGGTCGGGGGCCTGGGTGGAGGCGAGGTCGAGTTCCTGGAAGAGGTGGTCGGCGACGTCGCCGGGGGTGGGGTGGTCGAAGACGAGGGTGGCGGGCAGGCGCAGGCCGGTGAGGGCGGAGAGCCGGTTGCGCAGGTCGACGGACATGAGGGAGTCGAACCCGAGGCTCTGGAAGGGCTTTCCGGGCGGTACGGCGCTGCCCGCGGCGAGGCCGGCGGCGGTGGCCGTCTCGGCGCGGACGAGGTCGGTGAGAGCGGTGGCGCGGTCGTCGTCGGACAGCGGCAGCAGCCGTTCGCGCAGTCCCCCGGCGGTCGGGGCGGGCCCGGTGGTGGTGCGGGGGGCGAGGGCGCGCAGGAGGACGGGGGTGGTGGGGGCGTCGGCGTCGAGGACGGAGACGTCGAGGCGGACGGGGACGGTGGCGGGGGCGCCGGTGGCGACGGCGGCGTCCATCAGGGCCATGCCCTCGCGGGCGTCGAGCTGGCGCAGGCCGATGCGGGCGATGCGGGCGAGGTCGCTGTCGCTGACGTTCGCCGTCATGCCGTCGCCGCGCTGCCAGGGGCCCCAGGCGAGGGCGGTCGCGGGCCGGCCCTGGGCGGCGCGGCGGGCGCACAGGGCGTCCGCGAAGGCGTTGGCCGCCGCGTAGTTGGCCTGCCCGGCGCCGCCCATGACGCCGGCGAGGGAGGTGAACACGACGAACCGGTCGAGGCCCGTGGTGAGGGCGTCGAGGTGTTCCAGGGCGTCGGTCTTGACGGGGAGGACGGTGTCGACGTGGCCCTGGGTGAGGGCGGTGAGGGTGGCGTCGGCGACGGCTCCGGCGGTGTGGACGACGGCCCGCAGGTCGTCGACGGTGTCCAGGAGCGCGGCGAGGGCGTCCCGGTCGGTGGTGTCGCAGGCGGCGGCCCGCACGGTGGCGCCCTGGGCGCGGAGGTCGGCGAGGAGGTCGTCGGTGCCGGGGGCGTCGGCGCCGCGCCGGGAGACGAGGAGCAGGTCGCGCACGCCGTGCCGGGTGACGAGGTGGCGGGCGACGAGGCGGCCGAGGGTGCCGCTCGCGCCGGTGATCAGGACAGTGCCGGCGGTGGGCCACAGCGGGTCGGGGGCGGTCTCGGCCTGCGGGAGCCGGGCCAGGCGCGGGACGAGGAGCTGTCCGTCGCGCAGGGCGATCTGGTCCTCGCCGAGCGCGACGGCCCTGCCGAGCGCCGTGCGCAGGTCGAGGCCGGCGCCCGGGAGGTGGTCGACGAGCAGGACGCTGCCGGGGTTCTCCAGCTGCGCGGAGCGGGCGAGCCCCCACAGGGCGGCGCCCGCCGGGTCGGCGCCGTCACCGACCGCGCCCGACGTGCACAGCACCAGTTGCGTCCCCGCGAGACCCGGTTCCCCGGCCCACGTCTGGAGGAGGGCGAGGGTGCGGTGGACGGCGTCGCGGGTCGCGGCGGCGGTGGGCGCTGCCGGGGTGACGGGGACGACGGCGAGGGCGGGCGGGGTGGCGAGGGCGCGCAGCGCGTCGAGGTCGGCGAGGTGTTCGGTGTCGTCGCCCAGCAGCCCGGCGAGGTCGGGGGCGGGTTCGCCGAGGACGGCGATCCGGCCGCGCAGGGGGCCCGCCTGGGCGGGGTGCTCGGCGAGGGGGGTCCACTCGGTCCGCAGCAGCCACTCGGGGCGCAGCCGGACGGTGTCGAGCTGGGCGCCGGAGGTGGCGCGCATGCGCAGGGCGGCGACGGTGAGGACGGGCCGGCCGTCGGTGTCGGTGAGGTCGGCGGACACCTTGTCCTCGGCCTCGTCACGGATGTGGACGCGCAGGGCGGTGGCGTCCTGGGCGTGGCGGGTGACGCCGCGCCAGGCGAACGGCAGCAGCGGGCCGTCGGCGG encodes:
- a CDS encoding cytochrome P450; this encodes MPLEMETPLPYQRDQRCPYDPSPALRHAQREEPVTRYRMADGRDIWVVTRYDDVRDVLTDDRLSSALTPLTLMVPGVDDTGLEISPGSFVNMDPPHHTRLRRTVAGGFTARRMRELTPRLEQIAETCLDDLERKGPGTDFLTAFANPFPLLAICELLGLTDDQRADYLALTERAPGLAATEEEALSLVADAHRFMSDVVTAQRAHPGDGMIGMLARDHGDDLTDAEIVGIANMHLTAGYDTVAATLGLGLLALLDHPDQFALLRDDPAVLDTAVDELMRYLSVISATGGRTATEDIELRGVTIKKGEYVVPALAAANRDPDHFPDPDRLDLTRPQSQQVGFGHGLHRCPGAAMTLIEMKVGFTALLRRFPTIRLAVPREEIAFRGYNMVHGALAIPVAW